In a genomic window of Pontibacter liquoris:
- a CDS encoding M16 family metallopeptidase, translating to MTIKRGSSLLLLALGVTFSQCKQEAYQTQSATETTATAAPAQKEYTYETVPGDPLNARIYTLDNGLKVYLTDYEEAPRIQTYVAVHAGSKNDPANATGLAHYLEHIMFKGTTKLGTADWAKEKVELEKIEALYEKYRQTSDAALRKKIYHQIDSVSGVAATYAIANEYDKLTTNMGAKGTNAYTWVDQTVYVNDIPSNQLEPWVAEEADRFQEMVPRLFHTELEAVYEEKNRTLDSDGRKVAEVINKELFPTHQYGTQTTIGTIEHLKNPSITEIRHFFDTYYVPNNMAIAMSGDIDFDQTIRLIDKYWGAIPKKPVPTFNVAQEKPIQQPIVKEVLGPDAENVSIAYRTPGINSREALVVEMISNLLYNGSAGLVDLNLNQQQKVLNAYAYDTPMHDYGTFRMTGMPRQGQSLDQVRDLLLQQLDLIKKGAFEESLITAVVNNDKISTMKAYEDNSNRADAFVTAFIYDMPWKKFVGREAEFGTITKQEVVDVANKYFTNNYVLVYKRTGKDPNAEKVDKPAITPVAVNRDAQSDYYKAFMAKEANVQPLQPVFVDYKKDITETKLKQNIPLLYTKNKDNGLFQLYYILDMGTNNDPKLGMAVNYLKYLGTDKYSAEELQKQFFQLGTSFDVFTSGDQVYVSLTGLDENFEKGLTLFESVLANPKPDQQALNDMVAGTLKARQDAKKNKGVILQQAMVNYAKYGPKNPFTTVLSEKQLNAVKPQELVSIIKSIPTYQHRVLYYGPRETDNLTTVLNQEHLVPATLKPVPAEKIFAEIDFKQPTVYWADYNMVQAEMLFLSKSVPYTKDIVPVVRLYNEYMGGIVFQDLRESKALAYSTYSFYSPATKQGRANYLLSYIGAQADKLSEAMAGMQTLLTDMPLADANFENARASLRNSISTERITKSNILFDYERAKKLGLTYDIRQDVYQSANTMTFDQMKEFQQKYIKAQPQAILVIGSKDKLNFKELAKYGKVKQLSLTELFGY from the coding sequence ATGACTATAAAAAGAGGATCTTCTCTGTTGCTGCTGGCACTGGGCGTTACGTTCTCGCAATGCAAACAGGAAGCATACCAAACCCAATCGGCTACTGAAACTACGGCAACTGCAGCCCCGGCGCAAAAGGAGTACACGTATGAAACCGTGCCCGGCGATCCGCTGAACGCCCGCATTTATACCCTGGACAACGGCCTGAAAGTATACCTGACGGATTACGAAGAGGCGCCGCGCATCCAGACGTATGTGGCCGTGCATGCGGGTAGCAAAAACGACCCGGCAAATGCTACAGGCTTGGCGCACTACCTGGAGCACATTATGTTTAAGGGTACCACCAAGCTGGGCACCGCCGACTGGGCTAAAGAGAAAGTGGAGCTCGAAAAGATCGAAGCGTTGTACGAAAAATACCGCCAGACCTCGGATGCTGCCCTGCGCAAAAAGATCTACCACCAGATCGATAGCGTATCGGGGGTAGCCGCCACTTACGCCATTGCCAACGAGTACGACAAGCTCACCACCAACATGGGCGCCAAAGGCACCAACGCCTATACCTGGGTAGACCAGACCGTGTATGTGAATGATATTCCGAGTAACCAGCTGGAGCCCTGGGTAGCCGAGGAAGCCGACCGCTTTCAGGAAATGGTGCCGCGCCTGTTCCACACCGAACTGGAGGCTGTGTATGAAGAGAAAAACCGCACCCTCGACAGCGACGGCCGCAAAGTGGCCGAGGTGATCAATAAGGAGCTTTTCCCGACGCACCAGTATGGCACCCAGACCACCATCGGTACCATCGAGCACCTCAAAAATCCGTCTATCACTGAGATCCGGCATTTCTTTGACACTTACTATGTGCCCAACAACATGGCCATTGCCATGTCCGGCGACATCGACTTTGACCAGACCATTCGCCTGATCGACAAGTACTGGGGTGCCATTCCGAAAAAGCCGGTGCCGACCTTTAACGTAGCCCAGGAAAAGCCTATTCAGCAGCCGATCGTGAAGGAAGTGCTGGGCCCGGATGCCGAGAACGTCTCGATTGCTTACCGCACGCCGGGTATAAACAGCCGCGAGGCGCTAGTAGTAGAGATGATCAGCAACCTGCTTTACAATGGCTCTGCCGGCCTGGTAGACCTGAACCTGAACCAGCAGCAGAAGGTCCTCAATGCCTACGCTTATGACACCCCGATGCACGACTATGGCACGTTCCGGATGACGGGCATGCCGCGCCAGGGCCAGTCGCTGGACCAGGTGCGCGACCTGCTGCTGCAACAACTCGATCTGATTAAGAAAGGCGCGTTTGAGGAGTCGCTCATCACGGCGGTGGTGAACAACGACAAGATCAGCACCATGAAAGCCTACGAAGATAACAGCAACCGGGCCGATGCCTTTGTAACTGCTTTTATCTACGATATGCCGTGGAAGAAATTTGTGGGGCGCGAGGCCGAGTTCGGCACCATCACCAAACAGGAAGTGGTGGATGTGGCCAACAAGTACTTTACCAACAACTATGTGCTGGTGTATAAGCGCACCGGCAAAGATCCGAACGCCGAAAAGGTAGACAAGCCCGCCATTACACCGGTAGCTGTAAACCGCGACGCGCAATCTGACTATTACAAGGCCTTTATGGCCAAAGAGGCCAACGTACAGCCGCTGCAGCCGGTGTTTGTAGACTACAAAAAGGACATCACCGAAACAAAACTGAAGCAAAACATTCCGCTGCTGTATACCAAAAACAAGGATAACGGCCTCTTCCAGCTTTACTACATCCTGGATATGGGCACCAACAACGACCCGAAGCTGGGCATGGCCGTGAATTACCTCAAGTACCTGGGCACTGACAAGTATAGCGCCGAGGAGCTGCAGAAACAGTTTTTCCAGCTGGGCACCTCCTTTGACGTGTTCACTTCCGGCGACCAGGTGTATGTAAGCCTGACAGGGCTGGATGAGAACTTTGAAAAAGGCCTGACGCTGTTTGAAAGCGTACTGGCAAACCCCAAACCGGACCAGCAGGCCCTCAACGACATGGTGGCAGGCACGCTGAAAGCACGCCAGGATGCCAAGAAGAACAAAGGCGTGATCCTGCAGCAGGCCATGGTGAACTACGCCAAGTATGGCCCTAAAAATCCGTTCACAACGGTGCTGTCAGAAAAGCAGCTGAACGCGGTGAAGCCGCAGGAACTGGTGAGCATCATCAAAAGTATTCCTACTTACCAGCACCGCGTGCTATACTATGGTCCACGTGAAACCGACAACCTGACGACCGTACTGAACCAGGAGCACCTGGTGCCTGCCACCCTGAAACCGGTGCCTGCCGAAAAGATATTCGCCGAGATCGACTTTAAACAGCCTACCGTGTACTGGGCCGACTACAACATGGTGCAGGCCGAAATGCTGTTTTTGAGTAAGTCGGTGCCGTATACCAAGGACATTGTGCCGGTGGTGCGACTCTACAACGAGTACATGGGCGGCATTGTGTTCCAGGATTTGCGTGAGTCCAAAGCTTTGGCTTACTCTACTTACTCGTTCTACAGCCCGGCTACAAAGCAAGGCCGCGCCAACTACCTGCTCTCCTACATTGGGGCACAGGCCGATAAACTGTCGGAGGCCATGGCGGGCATGCAGACGCTGCTAACGGATATGCCGCTGGCTGATGCTAACTTCGAGAACGCCCGCGCCTCCCTGCGCAACAGCATTTCTACCGAGCGCATCACCAAGTCCAACATTTTATTCGACTACGAGCGGGCTAAAAAGCTGGGTCTCACCTACGACATCCGCCAGGATGTATACCAGAGCGCCAACACCATGACGTTTGACCAGATGAAGGAGTTCCAGCAGAAGTATATCAAAGCCCAGCCACAGGCCATCCTGGTGATCGGCTCTAAAGACAAGCTGAACTTTAAAGAGTTGGCCAAGTATGGCAAAGTGAAGCAGCTGAGCTTAACGGAGTTGTTTGGGTATTAA
- a CDS encoding DNA polymerase III subunit gamma/tau, whose protein sequence is MENFVVSARKYRPTTFDSVVGQHHITNTLKNAISSKHLAQAFLFCGPRGVGKTTCARILAKTINCQNITPETEACNECESCRSFNSSSSFNIHELDAASNNSVEDIRNLVEQVRYAPQTGKYKIYIIDEVHMLSNQAFNAFLKTLEEPPSYAIFILATTERHKIIPTILSRCQIFDFNRIRIEDMVRHLGSIATKESITAEPDALHLISQKADGALRDALSIFDQMVTFSGSKVTYKATVENLHILDYDYYFRLTDHLLTENLSGSLLLFDEILKNGFDAHNFLIGIGEHFRSLLVCKDQATVQLLEVSDNIKAKYAEQSQKSSVSFLLSGLNLVSTCDTNYKSSKNQRLHVELCLMKLAHLNAALSFAQDGAVAKKAKVAATAPAATGTSTGAIPSASLQPQHKPNHVPSEELQQHAPGTTPSEGLQPPHTPTHIPSEDLQQAPKPQHVTPDAHIAPGNPQTPPGSSPIPSAHTPRAGVQLPPPKKLSKLPSLKDLQNAQAAVTDTTVAEEEEDAGYGTFVPVDQARLKTVWHGILRRKRSENMMEYTLLNRQYHVSDQNELTLHLENHVMLDQFTTVRPALLAELKKELGNRSIKLKAEVMEVQDEGRKLYTSQDKFQYLSEKYPVLVELRQRIGLDTDF, encoded by the coding sequence ATGGAAAATTTCGTAGTATCAGCGCGTAAATACCGCCCCACCACGTTCGACAGTGTGGTAGGGCAGCACCATATAACCAATACCCTTAAAAACGCCATCAGCAGCAAGCACCTGGCGCAGGCTTTCCTTTTCTGCGGACCGCGCGGCGTGGGCAAAACCACCTGTGCCCGTATTCTGGCAAAAACCATTAACTGCCAGAACATCACTCCCGAGACAGAAGCCTGCAACGAGTGTGAGTCGTGCCGCAGCTTTAATTCCAGCAGTTCGTTCAACATCCATGAGCTCGATGCGGCCTCCAACAACTCGGTAGAGGACATCCGTAACCTGGTGGAACAGGTTCGCTATGCACCGCAAACGGGCAAGTATAAGATCTACATCATAGATGAGGTGCACATGCTCTCAAACCAGGCCTTCAACGCGTTTCTGAAAACGCTGGAGGAGCCGCCTTCCTATGCCATCTTTATACTTGCTACCACCGAGCGCCACAAGATCATCCCGACCATTCTGTCGCGGTGCCAGATCTTTGATTTTAACCGCATCCGCATCGAAGACATGGTGCGCCACCTGGGCAGCATCGCCACCAAAGAAAGTATAACTGCCGAGCCCGATGCCCTGCACCTGATCTCGCAGAAAGCGGACGGTGCCCTGCGTGATGCTTTGTCGATCTTCGACCAGATGGTGACGTTCTCAGGCAGCAAGGTTACCTACAAAGCCACAGTCGAGAACCTGCACATCCTGGATTATGATTACTACTTCCGATTAACAGACCATTTGCTGACGGAAAACCTTTCGGGCTCGCTGCTGCTGTTTGATGAGATTCTGAAGAATGGCTTTGACGCCCATAACTTCCTGATCGGCATTGGCGAGCACTTCCGCAGTTTGCTCGTGTGCAAAGACCAGGCAACCGTGCAATTGCTGGAAGTATCTGATAACATCAAGGCAAAGTATGCGGAGCAATCGCAGAAATCTTCTGTATCGTTTTTGCTCTCGGGCCTGAACCTGGTAAGTACCTGCGATACCAACTACAAGAGCAGCAAAAACCAACGCCTGCACGTAGAGCTGTGCCTGATGAAACTGGCGCACCTGAATGCCGCGTTGAGCTTTGCACAAGACGGAGCAGTAGCAAAAAAAGCTAAGGTAGCAGCCACGGCACCAGCCGCTACCGGTACAAGTACAGGTGCCATTCCGTCGGCCAGTTTACAGCCGCAACACAAGCCAAACCATGTGCCGTCGGAGGAGCTGCAGCAGCATGCTCCCGGCACCACTCCGTCGGAGGGCTTACAGCCGCCTCATACGCCAACGCACATACCCTCCGAGGACCTGCAGCAGGCGCCCAAGCCGCAGCATGTAACACCGGATGCGCACATTGCACCGGGCAACCCGCAAACACCGCCGGGCAGCAGCCCCATACCCAGTGCCCACACGCCGCGCGCCGGGGTGCAGTTGCCGCCGCCCAAAAAGCTGAGCAAGCTACCCAGCCTGAAAGACCTGCAGAATGCCCAGGCCGCTGTAACGGATACAACCGTAGCGGAGGAAGAAGAGGATGCCGGTTACGGAACGTTTGTACCCGTAGACCAGGCGCGCCTGAAAACCGTATGGCACGGCATTCTGCGCCGCAAGCGCTCGGAGAACATGATGGAGTATACGCTCCTGAACCGCCAGTACCACGTAAGCGACCAGAACGAGCTGACCCTGCACCTGGAGAACCATGTGATGCTGGACCAGTTCACCACCGTGCGCCCGGCCCTGCTGGCAGAGCTGAAAAAGGAGCTCGGCAACCGCAGTATAAAACTTAAGGCTGAGGTGATGGAAGTGCAGGACGAAGGCCGTAAACTTTATACTTCGCAGGACAAGTTTCAGTACCTATCCGAGAAATACCCGGTATTGGTCGAACTGCGGCAACGGATCGGGCTAGATACGGACTTTTAG
- the cfa gene encoding cyclopropane fatty acyl phospholipid synthase — MSTSRLQQPVSDILATADVKINGSRPWDLHVHDERFYKRVLTQGTLGLGESYMDGWWDCAQLDAFVFQALRADLYKTARLGWRSVLSLLLPKLLNLQAKGKAARNAQRHYDIGNNLYQLMLDKRMTYSCGYWKNADTLDEAQENKLDLICRKIRLQPGKRVLDIGCGWGSFARFAAEKYGAQVVGVTVSQEQAAMARERCKGLPVEIRLQDYRDVRETFDHVVSVGMAEHVGYRNHRTYMQTAARCLKADGLFLLHTIGNNFSRTSADPFTDTYIFPNCLIPSIKQLGAAMEHLFVVEDWHNFGPYYDNTLMAWFHNFDQSWPQLQQQYGDRFYRMWKYYLLSSAGSFRARNNQLWQLVLSKKGIVGGYEAVR, encoded by the coding sequence ATGAGCACCTCTCGTCTGCAACAGCCTGTATCCGATATTTTAGCAACAGCGGATGTGAAGATAAACGGTTCCCGTCCGTGGGATTTACACGTGCACGACGAGCGGTTCTACAAACGCGTGCTCACGCAAGGCACGCTGGGGCTGGGCGAATCGTATATGGACGGCTGGTGGGACTGTGCACAACTGGATGCCTTCGTTTTTCAGGCGCTGCGGGCGGATCTGTATAAAACGGCCCGGCTGGGCTGGCGCTCGGTGCTGAGCCTGCTGCTGCCAAAACTGCTCAACCTGCAGGCCAAAGGCAAAGCCGCCCGCAATGCGCAGCGGCACTACGACATCGGCAACAACCTCTACCAACTGATGCTGGACAAGCGAATGACCTACAGCTGCGGCTACTGGAAAAATGCCGACACCCTGGACGAGGCCCAGGAAAACAAACTCGACCTAATCTGCCGCAAAATACGCCTGCAGCCCGGCAAGCGGGTGCTTGACATTGGCTGCGGCTGGGGCAGCTTTGCCCGGTTTGCCGCCGAGAAGTATGGCGCTCAGGTAGTAGGCGTCACGGTATCGCAGGAGCAGGCAGCAATGGCGCGGGAGCGCTGCAAAGGCTTGCCCGTAGAGATCCGGTTGCAGGATTACCGCGATGTGCGCGAAACGTTTGACCACGTGGTATCGGTGGGGATGGCCGAGCATGTAGGCTACCGCAACCACCGCACGTATATGCAAACTGCTGCCCGCTGCCTGAAAGCGGATGGCTTGTTCTTGCTCCACACAATCGGCAATAACTTCTCCCGCACCTCTGCCGACCCGTTTACCGACACCTACATTTTCCCCAACTGCCTGATTCCTTCTATCAAACAACTGGGCGCAGCCATGGAGCACCTTTTCGTGGTGGAAGACTGGCACAACTTCGGTCCATACTATGATAATACGCTTATGGCCTGGTTCCACAATTTCGACCAGAGTTGGCCCCAGTTACAGCAACAGTACGGCGACCGGTTTTACCGCATGTGGAAATACTACCTGCTCTCCAGCGCCGGCTCATTCCGGGCCCGTAACAACCAGCTCTGGCAACTGGTGCTTTCCAAAAAAGGTATCGTAGGCGGCTATGAAGCGGTGAGATAA
- a CDS encoding catalase — protein MIENNKKQQGSQANSSGAANENEQGRTLTTRQGHPVTDNQNIRTVGNRGPATLENYHFIEKISHFDRERVPERVVHARGAGAHGVFEAYGKVGDKPIAKYTRAKLFQGKGKQTPVFVRFSTVGHGTHSPETLRDPRGFAVKFYTEDGNWDLVGNNLKIFFIRDAMKFPDLIHSQKPDPVTNIQSGERIFDFFAGTPEATHMATFLFSPWGIPANYRQMQGSGVNTYKWVNQDGEAVLIKYHWEPLKQGIRNLTQKEAEEVQGKNFNHATQDLYEAIEKGDYPEWELCVQIMSDDEHPELDFDPLDDTKLWPKDQFPFLPVGKMTLNRNPVDYFNEVELAAFGTGVLVDGLEFSDDKMLQGRTFSYSDTQRYRVGSNYLQLPINAPRTRVATNQRGGQMAYKTDFAEGQNPHVNYEPSVLGGLTEAQKAGKDYTPRYEANLVRQKIDRANDFKQAGETFRNFEGWERDELIMNLSNTLAACDKRIQDKMVEYFTQADEEYGRRVAEGIKQMREKMHQDKVAGTDGPIGNTATKEGVQQAQQDSHSAKPY, from the coding sequence ATGATTGAAAACAATAAAAAGCAGCAGGGCTCCCAGGCAAATTCTTCTGGCGCAGCAAATGAAAACGAACAGGGCCGCACGCTAACTACGCGGCAAGGCCACCCGGTAACCGATAACCAGAATATCCGCACGGTGGGCAACCGCGGACCGGCAACCCTGGAAAACTATCACTTTATTGAAAAGATCTCGCACTTCGACCGGGAGCGGGTGCCGGAGCGGGTGGTACATGCCCGAGGTGCCGGTGCCCATGGCGTATTCGAAGCCTACGGCAAAGTAGGCGATAAACCTATCGCCAAGTATACGCGCGCCAAATTGTTTCAGGGAAAAGGAAAGCAGACGCCGGTCTTTGTGCGCTTCTCCACAGTAGGCCATGGCACGCACTCGCCCGAAACCCTGCGCGACCCTCGCGGTTTTGCTGTTAAATTCTATACCGAAGACGGCAACTGGGACCTGGTAGGCAATAACCTCAAAATCTTTTTTATCCGGGATGCCATGAAGTTTCCGGACCTGATCCACTCGCAAAAGCCTGACCCGGTAACCAACATCCAGAGCGGCGAACGGATCTTCGATTTCTTTGCCGGCACCCCGGAAGCTACGCACATGGCTACTTTCCTTTTTTCGCCTTGGGGCATTCCGGCCAACTACCGCCAGATGCAGGGCTCCGGCGTAAACACCTACAAATGGGTGAACCAGGATGGCGAGGCTGTGCTGATAAAATATCATTGGGAGCCGCTGAAGCAAGGCATCCGCAACCTGACCCAGAAAGAAGCGGAAGAAGTGCAGGGCAAGAATTTTAACCATGCCACCCAGGATCTCTACGAAGCCATTGAAAAAGGCGATTACCCGGAGTGGGAACTCTGCGTGCAGATCATGAGCGACGATGAGCACCCGGAACTGGATTTCGACCCACTCGACGACACCAAACTCTGGCCAAAAGACCAGTTCCCCTTCCTGCCGGTAGGCAAAATGACCCTGAACAGAAACCCCGTGGATTATTTTAACGAAGTAGAACTGGCCGCTTTCGGCACGGGCGTGCTGGTAGACGGGCTGGAGTTCTCAGACGATAAAATGCTGCAGGGCCGTACGTTCTCTTATTCTGATACCCAGCGTTACCGCGTGGGCTCAAACTATTTACAGTTGCCGATTAACGCCCCCAGAACCCGCGTAGCGACCAACCAGCGCGGCGGCCAAATGGCGTACAAAACAGATTTTGCCGAGGGGCAGAACCCCCACGTAAACTATGAGCCATCGGTGCTGGGAGGACTGACAGAAGCGCAGAAAGCGGGCAAAGATTATACACCACGCTACGAAGCCAACCTTGTACGCCAAAAGATAGACCGGGCCAACGACTTTAAGCAGGCCGGTGAAACGTTCCGCAACTTCGAAGGCTGGGAGCGTGACGAGCTCATCATGAACCTGTCGAACACCCTGGCTGCCTGCGACAAGCGCATCCAGGATAAAATGGTGGAGTACTTTACCCAGGCCGATGAAGAATATGGCCGTCGGGTGGCCGAAGGCATCAAGCAGATGCGTGAGAAGATGCACCAGGATAAAGTGGCAGGCACTGACGGACCGATCGGCAATACTGCTACCAAAGAAGGCGTGCAGCAGGCCCAGCAGGACTCTCATTCCGCAAAACCCTACTAA
- a CDS encoding DUF3667 domain-containing protein — translation MKKHYRSDKNCLNCGTTVSDKFCSACGQENLELHENFLHLALHSISHYFHFESKLFNSLVPLFTKPGFLTQEYFAGRRASHLSPISMYIFISIVFFSLFNLNSNSNKKEVIKDKAAAENTMTKAEAEEVKKVVGNAVSAEAGEATYNLLDKGQAISDSTGKKNEAAVAAPTHITPSNLSVKIFGDNAVSHSLKAKWKVLEDDELKWELFKIKLVSHVPKMMFILLPLFALILKLVSFRSSKYYTEHLIYSIHVHSFLFLFFSILILLSWVLPFMEDWLQLAGALVALWYIYRSMRNYYGSRRWRTVYKFFVLFFAYSGLLLLSGFVVVIATLYTI, via the coding sequence ATGAAAAAGCATTACCGATCTGATAAAAACTGCCTTAACTGCGGCACCACTGTTTCTGATAAATTTTGTTCTGCCTGTGGCCAGGAGAACCTGGAGCTGCACGAAAATTTTCTGCACCTGGCATTACACAGCATAAGCCACTACTTTCATTTCGAGTCAAAGCTTTTCAATAGCCTGGTTCCACTCTTCACAAAACCAGGGTTTCTGACACAAGAGTATTTTGCCGGCAGGCGCGCTTCGCACCTCAGCCCGATCAGCATGTACATCTTCATCAGCATCGTGTTCTTTTCGCTTTTCAACCTCAACTCAAACAGCAACAAAAAGGAAGTCATCAAAGACAAAGCTGCAGCGGAGAATACCATGACCAAAGCAGAAGCTGAAGAAGTAAAAAAAGTTGTTGGCAATGCCGTTTCTGCAGAAGCGGGAGAAGCCACGTACAACCTCCTCGACAAAGGCCAGGCAATTTCAGACAGTACCGGCAAGAAAAACGAGGCGGCCGTTGCTGCCCCCACTCACATAACACCATCAAATTTGTCAGTCAAAATTTTTGGCGACAATGCTGTATCACACTCTCTTAAAGCAAAATGGAAGGTGCTAGAGGATGATGAACTGAAATGGGAGCTCTTTAAGATCAAGCTGGTAAGCCATGTGCCTAAAATGATGTTTATCCTGCTGCCACTCTTTGCCCTGATCCTGAAACTGGTAAGCTTCCGATCATCAAAGTATTACACAGAGCACCTGATCTACTCTATACACGTACATTCTTTTCTATTCCTGTTCTTTTCGATCCTGATCCTGCTAAGCTGGGTGCTGCCTTTTATGGAGGATTGGCTACAATTAGCAGGCGCGCTGGTAGCTTTATGGTACATTTACCGCTCTATGCGCAATTACTACGGTAGCAGACGATGGCGCACCGTCTATAAGTTTTTCGTGCTGTTCTTTGCCTACAGTGGGCTGCTGCTTTTGAGCGGCTTTGTAGTTGTGATAGCCACCTTGTATACGATTTAA
- a CDS encoding sensor histidine kinase has product MIFKRLELGLFIRLLLIFGMMFLTLHYLVQFTWLQVTSGILIMLAQVGELANYITRSNNELAKFLQAVKQRDFSQRFNEHTTNSSLQQLHTAFNLINDSFKQLHIEREAQFQYMQTILQLIDTGIMALDEETGEVEWVNDAFKKILGLPYLKNLAGLEPRYPDLYAAILTLTPNDNKLLKLKLPGGSSQLLLSATAFTKQHRDILLIAVKNVSATVDATETQAWQKLLRVMTHEIMNSVAPIASLADSLERHVHAAHQKYTADPQAKPDLELLQDTEEGIGIIKKRSEGLLRFAHFYRNLNKQQELMVTTVYVQELFKSINGLMRPQLEAQGIALECHVHPGSLTIQADVNLVEQVLINLLLNAKRAVQNRPDPHIILAAGPLDNGSVLIEVQDNGSGIPEELLESIFIPFFTSHKDGSGIGLSLAKHIMLLHKGSIQVESKEGVGSIFKLVF; this is encoded by the coding sequence ATGATATTTAAGCGCCTCGAACTCGGGCTCTTCATCCGCCTGCTGCTTATTTTCGGGATGATGTTTCTGACGCTGCACTACCTGGTGCAGTTTACCTGGCTGCAGGTAACATCGGGTATACTTATTATGCTGGCCCAGGTAGGAGAACTGGCCAATTACATCACCCGCAGCAACAACGAGCTGGCCAAATTCCTGCAGGCCGTCAAACAACGCGATTTCTCGCAGCGGTTTAACGAGCATACCACCAACAGCTCGCTGCAGCAACTGCACACGGCTTTCAACCTCATCAACGACAGCTTTAAGCAGCTGCACATCGAGCGGGAAGCGCAGTTCCAGTACATGCAAACCATCCTGCAACTGATCGACACGGGCATTATGGCCCTGGATGAGGAAACGGGCGAAGTGGAATGGGTAAACGATGCGTTTAAAAAGATCCTGGGCCTACCCTACCTCAAAAACCTGGCTGGCCTGGAGCCCCGCTACCCCGACCTGTACGCGGCTATACTTACCCTGACCCCGAACGACAACAAATTGCTGAAACTGAAGCTGCCCGGCGGCTCCTCGCAATTGCTGCTTTCGGCTACGGCTTTTACCAAGCAGCACCGCGACATCCTGCTGATAGCAGTTAAGAACGTGAGCGCCACCGTAGACGCCACCGAAACCCAGGCCTGGCAGAAACTGCTGCGCGTGATGACGCACGAGATCATGAACTCGGTAGCCCCCATTGCCTCGCTGGCCGACAGCCTGGAGCGCCACGTGCATGCCGCCCACCAGAAGTATACCGCCGACCCGCAGGCCAAACCTGACCTGGAACTGCTGCAGGACACGGAAGAAGGCATTGGCATCATTAAAAAGCGCAGCGAAGGCCTGCTCCGGTTTGCCCATTTTTACCGCAACCTAAACAAGCAGCAGGAGCTGATGGTGACCACCGTGTATGTGCAGGAGCTCTTTAAAAGTATAAACGGGCTGATGCGTCCGCAGCTCGAAGCGCAGGGCATTGCACTAGAATGCCATGTGCACCCCGGCAGCCTCACCATTCAGGCTGATGTGAACCTGGTGGAACAGGTGCTCATTAACCTGCTGCTGAATGCCAAACGGGCAGTGCAAAACAGGCCGGACCCGCACATTATACTTGCCGCCGGCCCTCTCGACAATGGCAGCGTGCTGATAGAGGTGCAGGACAATGGCAGCGGCATTCCGGAAGAGCTGCTCGAAAGCATTTTCATCCCCTTTTTCACCTCCCACAAAGACGGCTCGGGCATCGGGCTCAGCCTGGCCAAGCACATCATGCTGCTGCACAAGGGAAGTATACAGGTAGAGAGCAAAGAAGGCGTGGGAAGTATATTCAAGCTGGTGTTTTAG